The genomic segment ATATAGCGGGTTAGTACGGCCTTGGATTTTCTCTATCTTTTTCCGGGGTACTTATGCCTTTGTTTGAAGTGTTTTGAGTCGTACCCGATTGCGCATTCAAAGGAGATTCCGTATTGACAGGACGCTGACCCGAAATAACAGAACCCTCGGGCGAACTTTTAGTACCTGGCATCAGTGAACTCATCTTGCCGTGGCTCGTAAGAGTATCCTCTGCGCGTTTGCTGTCGATAAGTCGACCTGCAGTAACGCCAATTACGCCACCAACGACAGCAACGGCTGTGATAATTCCAATTACACCCGCCAAACCCAAGCCTGCCGGGGGGAAAATGGTCAACAGTCCCACTGCAAGCAGCGCGGGGCCGGCAATTCCTGACAAGCCTCCCGCCAGTGTAAAAGCATTGTTCCGCACGAATGACGGCGTTGGCCCGGAAATGGTTTCCGGTTTGATTGCACTTTGCAGACCCGTCTGTACATGCTGTTGAGATGCGTAATGTTGAAGTATCTCGTTAATAACTTCAGACTGCTGTTCGGAGTCTTGTGGCAAGTATACAACCCTGTATGCTGTACCCGCATGCTGGTCGTCAATCTGTGAGTCCTGTAGTCCCCGTCCTTGAAGCTGCGCCATTAAACCATCTCGGTATATATGCCGTCCAATCACAAGCGCCATAGTACTTCGGTTTTGCATATTGATGGCTGGCATGACCCGGATAAAGCCTTTTCCAAAAGTCTCGTCTAATCTGGCTTGCGCTTCGTGGTATGGATTTCCTTGTGGACACATCGCAAGGCGAAATCGTCTGAGTTCGTTTTGTTGCAGCTGTGGCATGCTGCCCGCAGTATCTTCGCTTATAACAAGTTCTCCTGCCGGGATTGGGTTCCCGGTACGAACATCCAAATGCGCAAGAAGTGGCATTTCACATTGACCTGCTTCATTCCCGTAATATGCCGCGTCAATGGCGCAAGCACCCTGGATTTGTCCGTTCCTGAAAATACTCGGAGCCGCACTGGTTACAATCGTTAGTTCATGAGAATTTGGTTGCAGCGCGTTACAATTGAAATCGCCAACAACCGCAGCACCGCTATCAGCCTCATGTGCTTCAGAAATAAAGCTTCGAATCATGCTCTCATGATTTGTCGGAATATCACTATAGTCTGCATGTACATTGCAGATTTTAATACGGCGCGGTGCATCTTCTTCTGTGCTCCGAGTTACAAAGGAGACAGCATGCGCTCCAAGCTGGTTGTATTGTCTTGGTAATGAGGCTGGCGGACGATGGCCCTGGGGGAGGGGAGTGCCTTGCTCGTCAAAATCAAACTTTTCCTGATTGTATAAGGTAATATTACCGGCCGTGTCAATGATACTTCCATTGTATGTCGCCGCCGCATATGGAGTACCTGCAAGACGACCCGCAATTGCTGCCCACAGGCCATCGGGCAAAATGCCTAAAGAGCCATCATCTGCCGGGAGATATGCGCGAATTTCCTGCAGGGTAAAAAAATCAGGCCGTTGTGTCTGCAGCATTCGAGAAATGGCGTCTGCGATTCTTTCATAGCGTGCTGAGCGTTGTTCCGGTGATTCTCCATACGAGCTTTGTCCAAGCGGCGCAACACCGTTATATGAGTCTCCCTCCATGACGTTCCAGGATACTATCGAAAGAGGCATACCACGAACGTTACCCGTGAAGAGAACCGGGACATGATCAGAGTAAAACTGGTTGTAATCATTTTGCGCCATCTCAATAGATGGCAGCCCAGGATGCCATGGCTGGCATTGGGGCTCGTTTGTTGATGTAATAGTACTGCTACTTGCGGCCATAATTTTATCTCCAGGTTTTCTGCGATGTACGCGTCTATAGTGCGACCACATCTTCTGTTACAGATGATAAGCTGCAAAAATTAACAAAGTGTTAACTGTTTGCGGCGCGATTCCGTGGCGTCTTTTCAATGGCACAGAAAAATCACGAAAGCCACAAGCTCCTTTTTAAATCAATTTCAACTTCCTCGTGAAAGCCTCTGGTGAACTGGATGTCTTCATCTTTGAAATCACGTCAGCAATTAGTGTCTTCATCAAGCCATTTTTGGGTTTGTTTTTTCCATTCGGCGTAGCACGCATTACCGCAAAAATAGCGGACATAATCTTCACCTTCAAATGAATTAGCGGCAGATTTTGGAACCAGTTTGAGGCAGGTATAACAGCTTTCTGTTTCGCAGTTTTCCTGGAGATTGAATTTTTCAAATGAAGTTAATACGGCCAGGTTTTTTCTATCTTCTTTCTCGTGGGCTTTGAGCGGTTCTTTACAGTGCCCTAAAGCCAGGCCACCAATAATGGTATGTTCTTCAGGGATTGCAATTTGCTCTTTGGTAGAAGCTTCATCAAGGGTAACCCAGCAGCAACCAATATCAAGAGCGACTGCCGCCAGCCACATGTTCTGCATGGCGGCTGCAGCGCTGTAGAGGTGCTGATTATGTTGTTTTAACCACTTATCAATACCAACCCCTGTATCAACGGTCACGATAATTAACAGTCGGGCTTGAGAAAGAAATGAAGCATGCTGAGCTTTTTGGGATAATGTTTTGAGGGTATCTTTGTTTCGAATAAGCGTGAAATGCCAGGGTTGTGAATTTAACGGGCTCGGTGCGCATTGACCGGCCTGCAGTATTTTTTCAATCGCTTCCTCACCCAGCGGCTTATCAGAAAATTGACGTACCGCCTGTCTTCGTTTTAGTGCTTCAAATAGTTCCATAAATAAGCATCCAGTGTTTTCGATATTAATCAGAGACTGTTCAGATTTGACGTGTAATACAATGAATTTGCATTTGCTTACTCAGGGCGTGTCCTCATTCCATGATGTGGCTGCAAATGCGGCGTTTTGGTGCCATTGTGCGCTTAAGTTCGTTAAATAGAGCCCGCTATTCGCCTCACTAAAGCACACAATGCCCCTCAAACCGCCACATTTTCGCTTCACATCATGGAACGAGGACACGCCCTTTAGTATAGCTCAGCGCTCAGACCGTATTACATGCCCACCGGATTTTTTCAACCGGGACCAAATAGCCCGAATTGGTAGAATTGCTTCGTTGTCTGAACAGATTGATCTTTATAGCATCTCAATAGGTCAATGAATCCAAATTGTTATCACCTTCAAGGTCCCAATGGGGTAAAAGTCGCAACACAAAAAATCCGGCAAGTGCTTCAGGAAAAACAACCAAAGTATGTCATACGCGCGGATATCAAATCCTTTTACAAATCGATTTCACATCACCGATTGATACAGGATATCAATCAGATATATGACGACTCGAAAGTCCGGAGTATGCTTGAAAATATCATCACCAACCTCAACCCCATTGAAACACCACGAGGCTACAAAAAACCCGATAATGGAATTGCATTGCGGGGCCCGTTATCGCAGTTCTTCAGTGGCATATTTTTAAAACCGCTTGATGATGTGTTTGATGCGATGGACGTGAGCTATTTTCGTTATCAGGACGATATTTTGATTTTGTGCAATACAAAACGGCAGATTACTCGTTGCAAGCAAAGAATGATAAATGTTTTAAAAGAGAGAGGCTTGCGCTTGTCCAGAAAAAAACGCGAACTGCGTAATATTAAACCTTATTGGGGGGGGGGAAGACAACTGAGCCTGCGCCAAACCGCATTGTTCCACACCCGAGAACCTTGCGAAAGGCACGCGAACAAGTTAAGCAAATGGTGATAGATGGGATCTCTTCCCGAAGAATCAGCGCTTATTTGCATCGTTGGACCGTGTGGTGGATGAGAACATCGGAAACCTGGGGATATCAGGGGTTGCTTGAGTGGTTTTTAATGGCCTGTTGGGAGCCAAATCCTGCGGCAATTTATGCCACAGGATTGCTCGCCCGGGCTAGGAAATTACGCAAGTCGGAGCCCACGAAGCATCATCCAGTTTTTGAATTGGGGCCATTTGAATTGGGTCCTGAAGTCGCTGCCTAAGCGAAATCAAGTCTGCTGTTCTCACTTCACATAAGGCGGTGACTGCCGCCAAATCAAGAGTGAAGCCCCCAACGCCGCTGGTCGAGGCGACTGCGTGGGGCAACTCTCCTCGGAATATGGCACAATCAGTACCCAGCCCCCGGGTGCCGCGGTCCCAATTCAGCCATGAGCGAGTAACCCAATTATAAAACCTTAAAGACCGTGGCAAGACATTGTCGGTAAAACCTGGCACCGAAGCAAATTTGCGGGTCGGATGGCAATATTCGTGGCGAACATGTGCCGGCAAATCCCGCTGTGCCCCGCCCACGATGTTACACCAATGCGCCCTTCTATGCGGCCAATCCCAGGCCTCAAAATTATCAACATAGGTTTGAAGCGCCGTAATGAGCGGCTGAAAACTAAAGTGCTCTTTTTGCGCTTCAGCTTGCTCTAACAAGCCTTTTCTTATCTCCTCACCTTGTTCGTTTTGAGGAAGACAATCCAGCATCATAGTGTACATCTGGTTATCCATTGCCCACACGGCATATTGAAAAACCGATTTGTCTTTGAATATTTCTTTAGTCCATGGGTCTGTGAAATTGGTTTTTCTCAAAAGTAATTGGGGGTATTGTTTTAAAATTCGTTCCGCTTTGTGTTGCTCGCCACTTAAAACGACAGTCAATAATATTGGGAACAGACGATCACTTAGGGTATAGCTATCATGAAATAATCGACAGGTTAGAACAAATTGACTTCGTGTTTGCTCATTAGGTAATAGACCTGCGATTTTATGGAGAATTTCTGCGGGGAGTTGATCGATAGTTTGCTTCAAATCCTCTTCTGTTGCAGACATGATTTGATTCCGAAAATATTTTTGGTCTTTTGTTGTACACTCAATGGCGGGGCAAGGCAAATTATTTGATATTTTTTTATCATTAAGACGAAAATATATAACGTAGGATTTTCGCAACACATGACATAACCCAGGTCTGTCTGAAATAAACAGAGCGTCGTGAATATTTTACTCAAAATGATATGCAGGAAGTCAATTAAAATTTAAGCGAACGATGGGTTGAAAGATAAAAGCCGCTTTTTTAGGCCTCGCTTCAACGATGACGTGCAACTTTAACTCTCTCATCAGGTTTCATATTCTGGTTTTAAGCCCGGATGGCTATCACTTCGAAGGCGTTCATAATCCCTGTGTATTTCAGCATGTAATCAGTAGCAGGCTGTAAGGATTTTCTCATGCCGCTCAGCGTCAGCCACATCATTGTGAACTCGTGATTCAGCAGGTGCTTCAAGGCATGGACTGGGATATCGAGGCCAGAAAGAGGATTTTACCGTATTTTTTACGGTAATTTTTGAGGAAAAACCCGGCTATAGTGCGCATATTATCACTTTCAAGAAATGTTAAGAGGAACACGTTGTAATGAAAACCCTGGCTAGTGTTGCGGCGGGTGAGAAGCTCAGTCATCGTGGTGATTTGAGGATTGCTGGTAATGTCGGCAGCTCTGCAAGCATTGAGGTTGCAGAAGGCATGCTCATCATTGAGGGCAACGTAGGTGAGGGTGCCAGAATAACGGTTACATTGTCAGAAACATTAAGACATTCATTTTCCACAACGGGCGTAATGCATTCAGGCGCGGCTGGCAGCACGGAGCCACGCGTTCGAGGGGGTATACAGGGTATGCGTTCTGTGGGTGGAAAATTGGTTTTTATCGGACCTAAAATACGCTCCTCTCTCAAACTGGATGGCTGGCATATCGGAGATGTTACTGTGGATAATCGTATTTCCACAGATGGAGCGCTTAAATGCATCTCGCCAGAAAAGTTTTTGATTACAGCCGCTTCTTCCGTTTTAAAGAGTTCTTCAAGAGGCGTTGCCACTGCTTCGTCTGCCTCTTCCTCCTCACCTGAACCCGCGATGGTTACAGCAAAGATTGATGGAAAAATTTACACTGGCGCCAACATATGGATTAATGGCTCAATGGTGTCTACAAAAGGCATGCCGACTCCCGGGGATATATCTTCTGCCAGACCTTCAGAAGCAAAGCCGCAATCGCTTCCCAAACTTCAGATTCATGGGGGCATCGAAAATCAAGTGAGTATTTTTTCCGATGCTGCCATTGAAGTCAATGCAATCGGGGAGGGGTGCTCCATAGTCAGCATCTGTCAGGGTATTACAGCAACAACTGTAGGAAAAGCCACAAGATTGAGTGCCGATGGAGCGATTACCGTCACTGTTGTAGAAAAAAATTGCACGTTAACAAGCCATAAAGAAGGCGTACAGTTTGACAGACTGGCAAACCTGGTAATCGTGCATGCCAGAAATGCAATTGAGTGTGGTGATGTTGGTGATAATTGTGTGCTCACCAGTCATGAATACGGTTTGACGGCTGGAAACCTCGGCAGCGGGGTGGAGGTCTATGTCAAAGGTGCCATTAAAGTGAGGGATGTTGGTGCTGGTTCGCATTTTGAAAGTGAAGAATACGGGTTATCGGCTGGTAACGTAGCGGATAATGTCGTAATACTCGTGAGAGGCGAGATAAACATCGCCCGTGCTGGCAGTAGGTGTAATATATTGTCTACGGAGTATGGCATAAGTATCGATGGTGATGCAGGCGAGCATAACCATCTCGTTTGCCGAGATGCGATTTTGGTCGGCAATCTCGGTGATAACAGCCTCTTACGAAATGAGCATGGCAAAATCGAGGTGAGGGGCAGGACAGGAAAGCGCTGCATTATTGAGGCGCATGATGCGGTTCGTTTGAATGATGTTGATGATGAGACAAAAATCGTGTCGGCGCATGATGCAGTGACAGCCTCGAAATTAGGACATCGCGTTACCATAAGAGCGATATCCGATATTGAAGTCAGCAGTTTTTCTCAGTCGCCAGATACCTGTGTGTTGATAAGTGAGTGCGGAAAGGTAAGAAGACCAGCATCAGAAGATATCCTCGCTCCAGACGTCCCAAAAGGATGCGTTTCGAGCGCGAGGCAGTCGTCATTATCATTTTTTGGTTCATCTGCAGCCGCATCGTCAAGCTCAACGGCTTCGCCATCCTTAAGCATGGAACCTCCTGAATCTCTTTGTTGTCCAATTACTCATGAGCTTATGAATGACCCGGTTATTTGTAGTCTGGATTTCAGGACTTACGACCGTGAGCTTGTAACCAGGTGGTTGAAGAAACATCGGAGAACACCGTTTAACGTTGACATGAAGCCAGAGCAACAAGTGGATGACATTCTTTTTCCAAACCTGGCCATCAAAGCGATTATTGATGCGTATAAAGCCTTCCTGGCAAACCCAGATGCTGCGAGTTTTTATTCATGTTCCTGACAATTTGCTAGAATACACATACAAAGGTGCAGCTATCTTGCCTTGAAGCAAGGATTGAGTAACGCAGACATTCAGGTAATTTAATCGTGTGCAATAAGGAAAGGGAATTCTTTTGAACTATAAAATTACCGGCATCCGCAAGGAAGAAATGCCTCTGGTCATTGAGTGGGCGAAACGGGAAGGATGGAACCCGGGGCTTAATGATGCAAACTGTTTTTATCAGGCCGACCGCAATGGATTTTTTGCCGGCAGGCTGGATGAGAAGATTATAGCTGTCGGTTCGGCGGTCGTTTATGACGACACCTTTGCCTTTTGTGGCCTGTACATTGTTGATGCGCCATACCGAGGGCAGGGCTATGGCCTGCCGTTGACGATGGCGCGCCTCGCGTATGCCGGAGAGCGCAACGTTGGTCTTGATGGCGTTATCTCCATGCTTACGACCTATGCCAAACTCGGTTATCAGATTGCTTATAATAATTCGCGCTGGTGTGGAAAACATTTTCCTGAATTATGTGCAGCGAATCCACACATCGTTCCATTATCCCTGACCGATTTTGCGCTACTCAATGAGTATGACCGTCTTCACTTTCCAGCAAGGCGGGACGCTTTTTTAACACACTGGATTAACCAGCCAGGCGGAACAAGCCTTGGCTATGTATCAGAAGGTAAATTGCAAGGTTATGGTGTGTTAAGACCCTGCTATGAAGGCTTTAAAATCGGGCCACTTTTTGCAGATACGCCAGACATTGCAGACGCGCTTTTTCTTCATTTGGCAGCCTGCGCGAGGGGGCAGACAGTCGCCCTTGATTTGCCCGAAATCAATCCGCATGCGCTGGCGATGTCAAAGCGTTATCACATGGAAAAAGTATTTACCACGGCGCGGATGTATCTGAAATATGTTCCAGAGGTGCGTATGAACGGCATTTATGGAATTACATCGTTCGAATTGGGGTGACCTGAAAAAGCTATTATGGTTAACCGACATCGATAATACTGGCAGATAACCCGTTAATGATTGCCTGCCAGTCTTACTCATCCTTATCAAATTTCCTTGAGTATAAAGGTATTTGGCGAAAAGGTTGAGCTCTCTACCGAAAATTGCAGTTTACCACCTTCTCCTTCACACATTAACCTGTTGGCATATCCCGATTTTTGTGGTGTGCCATCAGCGTTCATTGGCCAAAAATTACTGTAAATCCACCAGTTATTATTCGCGCCACTATGTCCCTGGCCAATCACAACGTTATCGCATACGTATTGGTCAACGTCATCATACACATACAATTTGCCAATAAAAGCAAAATTCAGTTCTTCAGGCGCACGGGCAAGGCTGCCGCCGGCAACTGTCGCGCACACAGTTTCTTCGTTATCCCCGTTCATAATGGTTTTTTGTTGTACTTTTATATGCTTTAAAAAAACATGGATACGCTCTCGAAGCTCTACCAACGGCCAATTACAGGCTAAGTTGTCCTTATTATGAGCATATGGTATATTTGCGTTTATTTTTGAGCAGACTGCAGCATAAATAAGGAATTCTCTATGTATGAATTTAACAAGCGGGCATATTTTGATACGCTGGCTGAAGCCAAAATGGCCTTGCTGGCAAAGGCCGCAGACGCGCCTTTTGCAGAAGCCGAAAAAGAGTCTCTTATCGAGGCACTCAAAATAGCTCTGGAACAGCATGATGACAAGGAAAAATTGCTGGCAACCATCCAGGAGACTCAGAATGCCGCTCTCCTGCAATGGATGCAGCCTACTATGGACATTGTTAAGCACTCCGTTTTTGGCATATTGCCATTTGAGCGAATTAATGAACATCCGCTTATAGGTGGATATGAAACATTCATCAGTGCAAATCTCTTTTTAAATCCTACCGACAGGATGGTTGAAGTCCGCAATAAGGTCAGTGCAGTTTTGCTGGCAACGCTTGAATATTATCAGGCTCATCAGTTCAGGATGGGGGGTGGCGATAACG from the Legionella geestiana genome contains:
- a CDS encoding DUF3330 domain-containing protein, with the protein product MELFEALKRRQAVRQFSDKPLGEEAIEKILQAGQCAPSPLNSQPWHFTLIRNKDTLKTLSQKAQHASFLSQARLLIIVTVDTGVGIDKWLKQHNQHLYSAAAAMQNMWLAAVALDIGCCWVTLDEASTKEQIAIPEEHTIIGGLALGHCKEPLKAHEKEDRKNLAVLTSFEKFNLQENCETESCYTCLKLVPKSAANSFEGEDYVRYFCGNACYAEWKKQTQKWLDEDTNC
- a CDS encoding U-box domain-containing protein, which codes for MKTLASVAAGEKLSHRGDLRIAGNVGSSASIEVAEGMLIIEGNVGEGARITVTLSETLRHSFSTTGVMHSGAAGSTEPRVRGGIQGMRSVGGKLVFIGPKIRSSLKLDGWHIGDVTVDNRISTDGALKCISPEKFLITAASSVLKSSSRGVATASSASSSSPEPAMVTAKIDGKIYTGANIWINGSMVSTKGMPTPGDISSARPSEAKPQSLPKLQIHGGIENQVSIFSDAAIEVNAIGEGCSIVSICQGITATTVGKATRLSADGAITVTVVEKNCTLTSHKEGVQFDRLANLVIVHARNAIECGDVGDNCVLTSHEYGLTAGNLGSGVEVYVKGAIKVRDVGAGSHFESEEYGLSAGNVADNVVILVRGEINIARAGSRCNILSTEYGISIDGDAGEHNHLVCRDAILVGNLGDNSLLRNEHGKIEVRGRTGKRCIIEAHDAVRLNDVDDETKIVSAHDAVTASKLGHRVTIRAISDIEVSSFSQSPDTCVLISECGKVRRPASEDILAPDVPKGCVSSARQSSLSFFGSSAAASSSSTASPSLSMEPPESLCCPITHELMNDPVICSLDFRTYDRELVTRWLKKHRRTPFNVDMKPEQQVDDILFPNLAIKAIIDAYKAFLANPDAASFYSCS
- a CDS encoding reverse transcriptase domain-containing protein, with the protein product MNPNCYHLQGPNGVKVATQKIRQVLQEKQPKYVIRADIKSFYKSISHHRLIQDINQIYDDSKVRSMLENIITNLNPIETPRGYKKPDNGIALRGPLSQFFSGIFLKPLDDVFDAMDVSYFRYQDDILILCNTKRQITRCKQRMINVLKERGLRLSRKKRELRNIKPYWGGGRQLSLRQTALFHTREPCERHANKLSKW
- a CDS encoding GNAT family N-acetyltransferase, which gives rise to MLLNYKITGIRKEEMPLVIEWAKREGWNPGLNDANCFYQADRNGFFAGRLDEKIIAVGSAVVYDDTFAFCGLYIVDAPYRGQGYGLPLTMARLAYAGERNVGLDGVISMLTTYAKLGYQIAYNNSRWCGKHFPELCAANPHIVPLSLTDFALLNEYDRLHFPARRDAFLTHWINQPGGTSLGYVSEGKLQGYGVLRPCYEGFKIGPLFADTPDIADALFLHLAACARGQTVALDLPEINPHALAMSKRYHMEKVFTTARMYLKYVPEVRMNGIYGITSFELG